The genome window CATCCagttttcatatatttatatcCCATGTGAGCAGAGTAAATTTGTGCAAGGTATAGTTTGGGCTCTGATGCACAACCAGCCAAAATCAAAAGGCTCTGCTGGGGTCAGGGGTGGAATTTTGAGTaatgagacaaaaaaacccaccttacACTAAAATGTCAGATGTCATTCCAGCACATTTGCAAATTGCACATAAAGGCTGCATCCAAAGATGCACTACTGCTTGATTTGGATTAACCAGCAGCCAGAATGGCTAAATAATTCTGCATGACAACATATGCTCTTGTTCTATATTAGTTTTTCAGCATCAACAGAGTAGGACACAGGAGATGCCAAATTTTCTTGGCAGTAAATCCTAATACATTCCTTTGCAGGAGGAGTAAAAATCTATTCGGAAGAAAAGATAGATGTTTGTTCTACTCACTGTCTCTCAAGAAGGTATCAGCAAAATATAAGGTTCGCACAAAGCCAGTGAAAGAGTCTTCTGCAGAGCGGGCTTCAATCTTTCGCTGGACTGGAGCCAGTTCCATTTCCTGCAATGTGTCTTGGTCAAATTTGGCATTTGCTTCTTGCACCTTCAGAGATGACAAGACATTCTGTCAGTCAGGCAAAGACATGGGAAAGAATGAGAGATAGTGAAAGTGGCAGCAATAGAAAAGGAAGCATCATCTACCAGTGAACCAGTACATCCTAAATCCCATGATCAGCTACAGACTATATCTTCTCTAAAAACATGACTAACAGAGCAGCATCAGAAATGGTCATTTTTGCTCTTATGTCAATAGCAACCAGTACTATAGCAGGACTGCAGACCACCTCCTGCTCTCAGCAGTCTAATCAGGACCCCGCATGCttgccctgggttcagctgtaatttttctccttagtagctggtgcagtgctgtgttttggctttagtctgagaataacaCTGGTAACACACtagtgttttagttgttgctaagtaatgcttactctgatggtcaaggacttttcagtttctcatgctctgctggtGAGGAAggacacaagaagccaggaggaagccgAGACAGGATACCTGGcccaaactggccaaaggggtaattccataccacagcacatcatgctcaggaCAGAAACTGGAGTGAATCACCgagaaggcccagattgctgctcgggtcaggctgggtatcggtcagtgggtaCTGAGTAATTGTACTGTGCattacttgtgtttattgtggggtttttttcccctttgcagttttatattctttcctcttgttttctcccttatcatgattattattagtagtagtaatagtagtagttttgtattatactttagttattggactgattttatctcaacccatggggtttacattctttctattctcctcccaGTCCCACCTGgagtgggggggaaaaaaaggggaacgTGAGCAAGCAGATACGTGGTGCTGCGTTACCcgctgggcttaaaccatgacaatgctCCAAGCTGTAAATAGACAGGGCTCCAAAACTGACCACTCACCTCTGAAGCATTTCCACTACCTCCTCGTCGCTTCCTACTGGACACACGGCTTCTTCTGATCCGCCTGAATGACTGACGGAGGGACTTCTTCAAGGATTTCACTCGAGACAGTGGGCCTTCTAAGGCCAATTGGTCACTGGGATGCAGCGTACACCTGAAAGAGGGTGATAGGAGGCACATGGTCACTCTCTGCTGGGTTGCATCACTCTCAAAAGTCCAGTGGGACACAAACAAATGTCAACATGCTTGTGTGTGCTTGAAAACTGTCCACAGATGCAGGGCTTCTTACTATGTTGACCGCTCGCAAGAAATCACTTTCTTAGCAATTCCAGGCCATCTTTAACAGAGGATTACCACAGACCTCATGGAAAGAAGACACTTACTTGACAAAGACCAGTCGTTTCTGCTGGTGGTCAAAAAGCCCAAAACCATGACTGGTACCAAAGGCCACAAGCTTCCATTCAGAGTGAAGGGCCAATGAGGTGACCACAGCTGGTGGTTGACACTGGACAAGGACAAATGGCTGAAAACCAGCTTCAAATCGAACAGGTCCATCTCGAGTTTTTAGTTTCTCATGACCTTTCCATCGATAGCCCTCTTGGTCCTGCAGAAGATCTGCTTCAGCATGGTCCACAACATGTTCTGCATCTTCATCATTCAGTTCCATTACCAGTACCTGCAATTCAAATTTTAACATATCTCCAGAATACAAACCTGCACTAAAAGTAAGGTTTATTATGACTATTTCATTTGAATACCTGTCCTGCTGTACCAGCTACAGCCAAGTATCCGCTGTATTTACACAGGTAGATCTTCTGGATCCCAAGTCTGGGATCATCACTGTAAGGGTCGAAGGTCCCAACCTACACAAGAGAATGCACAGTGGCTGATCTTTGCAGCTGCATTACCTAGGACAGGAATTATAGCTCCTCAGGTTTTCAAAAAGCTCCTACAAGCACCAGCAAACTCACCTTGCGAAGCGGAGGCCACTCATCCTCACCCAGGGTGTTCATATTGTCATTGGGATCAGCATCGGTGAGAAACACTCGCACTGTACTCAGCTTATAAAGGAGATGTAAGCAGACACCAGATGCATCCCAAAACCTCACAGTGCCATCTTCATGCCTGGAGTGGGGAGGGTTACAGAAACACACATCATACAGGAGAAGAGCACAGCACCTAGCTGAGGATAgtaaaacagagaggaaaaaacacaccaaaaatgAAACCACACTGTTTACAAAGCCCTGAGCTGCAGCAACTTAGAGCTTCCAGAGAAAGATTTTGTGGAgctttttgtggggtttgggtttttgtttatgttgttgggtgttttttttgtttttggtttttttttaaactttgaatCCAGTGTGTTTCCAAGGCTCTGACACCCATACACAATTTAAGATTTCtccaaaaagcactgaaaaggaaaaaaaaaaaacctttgcatATAGAAGGAATAACTCATGCTGACAAAAGTTCTAGTactgggagggaaagaaagaaatcaagctTCAATATTAGTTCTCCAGGTGAAAATGAAGGACTTCTAACACAGTGCTGCATCAAGAATGAAGCTGGAAAAACAGCCCACtgaaatttttaaaagtgctttttaaaaacaaaaaaacaaaatccaaacatttTTATGGGATGTGACAATCTCTTGCTACTTCCACCACTTAGCCCAATTTGCTCATGCTGATCAGAGCATTCAGAAGTCCAAGCTAACCTCTTTTTTGAGGTTTAGGACAGTGTAAGGTATGGAGGTAAAATGCTTCAAAACCTGTAGATTAAGCCCTGCTTTACACTGTTCCCTTTGAACCACTTTGGAATACTGCATGTGCTTCTACACTGGTGTTTGTGGGGGGGAATTGGATAACATCAGAACAACAAAGAAGCCAATTTCATAGATTATCTGTGGTCATCACAGTCTCAGTTGTAACAGAATCAGCTGTACAAAGCTGGCAACCCAGCTTTGAGGAGTTACACTGTAAAGTTACAGCCTTCTCACTAGGAGATGAGTGGACTTGAATCTCATGGGAAAGCCTCAGTTAGttcaaaaggaagaacagaacCCCGAAAGGGCTCCTTGACTGTTATCAGTTAAGTACATACCCTGTTAGAAGCAAGTCCCTCTGTGGAGGATCTGGAGCTATGCTGGTGCCACCATCAATAGGCCACGGCTACAAATACATTAAGGGAAGACTGTGATTTTCTAGGCAGTGACAGTGTGAAGAGCATATGCAATCAGCAGGGGAGCATGAACTTCAGTCCAAGTGGTAGTGAAACAGTCCATGCTGTTAGCTTTTGTTTGGATCAAATGTTCAAGTTCTGACACTAGCTGTGCTTTCTAGAAGACATTCTACGTATTTCCTCAAGAAGCTGTGCCGAAAGCTTCATGTTAGCACTGACAACTGGGAACACTCAGACTTTCCTTCTAGCTtgtcaaagctggaaaaaataataaatcacattttaatcCCCCAGTGTGAGTAACTGTCTTGGTGGTGCTCTGGGAAAAAGCCTCTCGACCCTATCAAGAGGCAGGATGTCTGTTAGGACTCATCCCTCCACATGCAATTAGCAGCACAGACCACCCACATTCCAAGCAGTCATGCTGTTCTTAAATGCATATGGGAACCCACATCCATTTAAAGCTATGAGAAGCTGCCATACCATATTCGAGTAGTGAATGTTCTGCTTGCTCCCAGCACTGATAATTCTCTCCCACAGTTTGAGCGGGATGTTGGAGACGTGGTGTGAACAGGTGATAGCTGAGCAATGGAGAGAAGCCAGGTATGGAGGATGGACTGCTGGCCAGCCTGCAGTTTTCAGGTCTATAACTACCAGCTCTTCTTCTGCCAGCACCACCATAGCAGAAGGGTCATCAAACTCTGCAGGAACAAGATTCATTCAGGCTGACAAAAATGACTATTCCAAGGTTAAGAGAAACAAGCTTCCCATCAGGCTTATTTGAAAACTGCTATCAGAGTTCTAACACAAGCATTTTTGTTGGCAAAACTTTTAACTGCTTCTATGTTAACTGGGCCTACGGAGGCACTGACATGAATAAATTTCAATATACCAGCAGTTTTATTGCAAATTCGTGTTTCTTTACAGCCCTCCTAGGACTGTCAGAGTGACTCATTATAGATTCCACTGCAAAATCCAAAAATCTGTTAACAACATATGTggctaaataaaacaaatttagaTTCACCATTTTAACAGCCTGAAACCCAAGGACTCTATCTGCTGCTAATGACCAGCATGGGGTGGACAGACAGAAACATCCCAGCAGTGACCCATTAAGTAGTGGGTTAGGCCCACAGTCCATTGAGGCTAAGCTGCTTAAACACAGTAATACCTTGGGTTCTGCAGAATGCTTCTCTGCTTGAACTGACAAGTATTTACAGTTCAGCTCTCTTATCATTTGCCCTGCTTCTCATATGTTGTGACACATCCTCtggactttctttttttaaagagtgtGCATATCATCTAACATATATTCATATGTATATTTAACAGATTTAATTTGTAATCTTGTCTACGTAACTTTACAGAGGACACCTGACAATCAAGAATTTAAGATTTTTCATCACACCTagaattaaagtgaaaaatgttCAGTGTACAATGTTTTTGCAGGAACATTCACAAGAGCCACAATAGCAGCTGGtaaggaaaatcaaaaccacaaatCAGTTGACACCAACAATGTTTAACATAGCTACAGAAATCTAAGTGAATGCATCACTGATGCATAACATTGCAAGAGGAGGGGTAATAAACAGTGACCCACAAGCAAACTAGCAACTTTTTCCTGACCTTCCCTGCTAACCTATACTTTTACTTCCCTTCTTTAGTTCACTACATAGAATATACTTGCAAGATACAGCACATCTATACGCAAGCACATACCAACACTGTTCACtcagcaaaattaatttcaagtaATTAGTACTTGGCCTCACTGTAGTTAAGGCACCCCACATTTCACCTCTGTCTAGTCACAGCTGTAACTCAATAAGAGTTCAGTTTGTTCATGAGAGAATCTTTTATATTTagttttactttgctttcttATGTGCCATCATCTGCAGGACTTCTGAATAGAATAAATACTACCATAGCTGTACTATGCATGGTCATCCCTGCACTGCGACTGCTGCTGCCAACGTTAACCAAATATACTCCATTTTAATCCTATTTTTTCTTGCAAAGGCACACATCTGAGGTCATTGCTTATGGCAAGAATCTATTTTAAGTTGCTGAAGTAGCAGGCATACTAGAATGTGTCATGACTGCCATACACTCATCCACATgctaatttaaaaaacaagaaaacaggaagggCCAGCctttaaaaaattgtttccaCAGCATATTCAGGGTGGTGGAAAGTCACCAGCTACCACCATGCTGCAATGCATAAGCTTTGTGCTTATTAAATTAAGTGGCTTTGGTGTACAATTAATACCTTCATGCTGTCATCACAGGGAAGACTGCTTAAGGGCAAAAAAAGCAAGCTGCATAGACCCACTAAGCTTAGGCAATCAGCCACAAGGAAGCTTGTCAACCACAGAAACCTCATTTTATTGTAAAAAACCTTCCTCATCTAGGTGCAACAGCTTCAGCTTCAGTAGCAGCTCCAGTCTGTGCCCTCTAGAAGTCCTGTTAACTAGAGAATTCAACCCTTAGGAAGCATACTATAAAGCCTGTTAAGTTGTTACTTTATCCTAAAGGGCTTCTAATCATATCCAGGAATTCGACTTCAAGAAGTCAATCTCCTACTCAAAAAAAcctcagatttctttctttcatttttagagACTTTTGTCCATCTTTTATAATCTCAGCTCTGACAACCTCACAAAAAGTCAATTAGTCTAGTTTCTTCAACGGTTAAAGCTAAACAGTATCTCAAGCTTGAAGGTTTAGACTTACACATTCTGCACATTTGGAAGATGCTTATAAAAGGCAGTGCTGTGAAGGGAAAGATCTATAACAAATGTATACAGgcacttcatagaatcatagaatagttagggttggaaaggaccttaaaatcattcaATTCCAActtctgccatgagcagggacacctcacactaaaccatggcacccaaggctctgtccaatctggccttgaacaccaccagggatggaacattcacaacttctctgggcaagtCATTCCAGTGCATCACAGTTACATTCTGCCTATCCCTTTACTGGTTGTTTTTCAGAGACTTGGGAGGGTCTGTGAAGGTCTGCGGACAAACACAGGGAGGGATCCAAAAGCTATTTCTTTATGCTGACTTTCCCCCTGGATCTGTGGTCTGAAGGAGCCAACCTGCATCAATGTATCTGAATGCCCATGCCTTTGGGGAGctgtcaccaccaccacagaCAGCACATAAGAGAGAGAAGTTTGGAAACTAGTCTACTAGGCAAACCAGAAACTAGAAAGCCTGAGAAGATTCACCAAGAGAAGATCTGAATACAAGCTCCTAAAAAGCATCTACAGACTTTTGCAATCTGGTCTAACCCAAATCTCATTACTGCACATTTGTGAAGCTTGAAATCGCATTTTTTACTTGGTTACTTCAAGATAACCAGAAGCAAGAACTACACCAGCATTAGACAAACGGTTCCTGAGCAAAATCCTTTATAATTCCATGAAAATAAAGAGTATTACGATTTCTCTGGAAATAACTGAAGCAAAGCTCTTCAACAAAAGCAAGAATCTGAAAAGCTCGAAGCAAGCTGTGGAACATGTGCTATTTAGATTTAGAACTGTTTACATTCATGCTCACTGGCAGTAGGTAAATGAAGTTCTCTATACACTGACTCTTGGTTCTGCATCAGCTTTTGCTGATTTATTACCAAGAGCCCTAGTCATAAATACACGtagtaattaaaagaaacagtagGAGTAGTCCTCAGTAGGAgtaaattctggttttaattattgCCTCCTTTGAAGTGTTATTTCCAAACAGCACTATTTAGATCCTCACAACATGGTTATGCCCAGTGTCCAGTTTACATAGACATGAACTTAAGAGATCTTTTATCATTAATGGAGTAGCTTAATTTTTTGAGGAATGTATGGCATTTGTAACCAGCCCATTCTTTGTATCAGTATTTTACACTTTCAAATGGCAAATCTTTTCTATGGTTAGACTcatcttaagggtcttttccacTCTAAAAGATTCTATGACTTCCTGTTAAAGTCTCAGAAAACCTGCAAATACTGAccttattatattttatatgctATTTACACCAGGCAGATATCCACATGCCTACAATTATTCCAATTCTTCAGTATTCTCCTTTCATCACATACCTGCAGTAGGCTCTGAACTGAAGATTATAAAGAAGTCTATCACCCGTGATGTGAAGTCAAAGGCTGTTTGCTGACTGCCGTGGACAACAGAGATACTGTGCCGGTCACCATAGCTAGCCCGGGGCATCCCTCCTTGGAATATAATGTAAGGAAGCCTTAAGAGGAAGAGAGTGGTGTACATTGAAACGAGCCATAAGCAAATTTCAAAGACACGAGGCAAGTCAAACATTCTAAAAAACTTAAAATGTTCCTCTAATGGGCTCTTACAGGACAGGGTGCAGCACCCTTTAAATGCCTTGAAACAGGTAAAAGTGAAGGGATACACCACAAACTCACCCATTTTTTGTTGTCTGCCAGTAGATCTTGGAGATGGCCTTACAAGGAAAAGGACCTAagagaacagaagcagcacataTGAAGTTCCTTATTCTGCTTCACCGAGGTCACCTCTGCCTCCAAGCCAAGGGGAGCCACCTGAATTAGTAGGCACCACCACCTCCGCCCCAGACCAAGCCACATCAGACAAGTCTTCTGGGACACACTGATCACAGGACTCCCCAGCAAAACAAGGCCTTAGGCTCAGAGGAAGTTTTGAACCCTACTGCTGATGGCTAACAGGGAGTGGAAATGCTGTTGCAGAAGGTGATTAACTAGAAAGGATTGTTAAAAACATGGGTATTCCTGAAACTAATGTAAAGGCAACAGAGCTTTAGAAGCTTCTTCAGAGCTTTAGaatctttatttctgcttgaaAGATTAGGTCATCCCCATTTGATGGGTTTCAGCAAATCAGAGGCTTCATTTCATCAATGCTCAGGTCGACAAAAAGTACACTTGGCTCACTATTAATCAAAGAAGATCCAAGCAACTCCTGCTGAATAGGACACTTGAACTAAAACAAAGGGCTGAATCACCAACACTCTTCATAAAGGGCACTCATTTCTTCAGCACTTTTGCTCTCCATGTTCAGGACAGACATCTACAACGTAAAGGAGTTTAAAAACCTGAGGAAAACACTGGACTGAAATCCCTTAGTCGAGGCTCATGAACCATTCATTCAAAAGGCAGCTCTGCATTTTGCCATTAGGATTAAACACTAAGCAGAACACAGCTTGAATATCCTACACAAGCTCAAAATGAGTTCAGACAAATATGCAACAATTAAACCTCACTTACTGACCATAAGGCACAAGGTGTTCCAGGGGCTCAGGCTGCCTGTTGTCACTGGATACTGGCCACTGTGTGTAACTTCCATCATAGTGACAGCTAACAAATTTACTGCCATCCCTCTGCCAGTAGAGGTTCTCCAGTTGCTGAAGAGAAAGATATACAACAGCTCTCCAGAGAGCTGTTAACCCCACCAAACCCAATACATtcttactaaaaaaaagaagctttgtCAGGCTCCCCCTGCACCCACACTTGTCTTGAGAGTGCCTAAGAGGGGAAATCCCTTCCTCCCCCGCTGAACTAACTTCGGGTTAAATGAATACCTGAGTGCCAAGGAAAAGGTGTGTCACTTTGTTACTCTGCAGGTCCCAAAGGAAAATCAAGCCCCTGCTGTATCCAATCAGGATCTGATCAGGGTTCTTAGGACGTTCTCGAAGGGCTTCCACCAATTCACATGATCGCCTGTTACAATAATCTTCTGGTACCctacagaagcagaagagaaaagcaaggaaCGTTTATCCCAGGTATAATCTGATTATAGTAACAGTTAAGGTGTAAGAAGGAGAAATTAAGCAACAAAAAGTTCAAACAAGTGAGAATAAGTACAATCTTTCCTCAAATccttcaaaagcagcagaaaaacctTACATAAGACATCACACCAGGCCTCCACATAAACATGCATCCAGTCCCACTTGCTTTATGAAAAACCCAAGGTTTAGAATGAATTCCAAGATTGGATCCCAGGAATGTAAGTAAAGTCTGAATAGCCCACCCTACTCTCTTGGTACCCTTACAGAGTTAACACTAACATGGAAATGTCAGTAGGAAACAACAGGGATGTGAATTAGGCCAGTTTTCACCAGCATTTGAATTGGAAAGTGACAAAAAAAGCTCACTGGACAAAGCAGCATCAGAAGTTTCACTAATGATCATAAAAATCACATGGATAATTTGCTAAATGTAATGCTTTTTTTGCAAAAGTAAATGCCAGGTTTGCAGATTTACTCCAAGTCC of Melopsittacus undulatus isolate bMelUnd1 chromosome 11, bMelUnd1.mat.Z, whole genome shotgun sequence contains these proteins:
- the LLGL2 gene encoding LLGL scribble cell polarity complex component 2 isoform X4 gives rise to the protein MRRFLRPGHDPVRERLKRDLFQFNKTVEHGFPHQPSALGYSPFLRLMAIGTRSGAIKLYGAPGVEFMGLHEENNTVMQIHFIPDQCQLVTLLDDNSLHLWSLKQHGGASELREEHRFTLKGPPGSSPSATQITAVLPHSSREVLYLGTESGNIFVVELPSFRVLEDRTITSEAVLQRVPEDYCNRRSCELVEALRERPKNPDQILIGYSRGLIFLWDLQSNKVTHLFLGTQQLENLYWQRDGSKFVSCHYDGSYTQWPVSSDNRQPEPLEHLVPYGPFPCKAISKIYWQTTKNGLPYIIFQGGMPRASYGDRHSISVVHGSQQTAFDFTSRVIDFFIIFSSEPTAEFDDPSAMVVLAEEELVVIDLKTAGWPAVHPPYLASLHCSAITCSHHVSNIPLKLWERIISAGSKQNIHYSNMPWPIDGGTSIAPDPPQRDLLLTGHEDGTVRFWDASGVCLHLLYKLSTVRVFLTDADPNDNMNTLGEDEWPPLRKVGTFDPYSDDPRLGIQKIYLCKYSGYLAVAGTAGQVLVMELNDEDAEHVVDHAEADLLQDQEGYRWKGHEKLKTRDGPVRFEAGFQPFVLVQCQPPAVVTSLALHSEWKLVAFGTSHGFGLFDHQQKRLVFVKCTLHPSDQLALEGPLSRVKSLKKSLRQSFRRIRRSRVSSRKRRGGSGNASEVQEANAKFDQDTLQEMELAPVQRKIEARSAEDSFTGFVRTLYFADTFLRDSSRHCPSLWAGTNGGTVYAFCLRVPPAERRMDEPVRAEQAKEIQLMHRAPVVGILVLDGRSTPLPEPLEVAHDLSKSPDMQGSHQLLVVSEEQFKVFTLPKVSSKLKLKLTALEGCRVRKVTVANFSSCKTDDYSENDLAVLTNLGDIQIISLPFLKLQIRYPCIRKEDVSGIASCVFTKYGQGFYLISPSEFERFSLSAKWLVEPRCIVDMPEVTSNNHVHTKSGMENAARKSRGSGRSSGGCGEDERKSGRLMEHALLNDEKVLKEIQSTLEGSRGSYAERNLARSPLGHGLSNGGD
- the LLGL2 gene encoding LLGL scribble cell polarity complex component 2 isoform X1, which gives rise to MRRFLRPGHDPVRERLKRDLFQFNKTVEHGFPHQPSALGYSPFLRLMAIGTRSGAIKLYGAPGVEFMGLHEENNTVMQIHFIPDQCQLVTLLDDNSLHLWSLKQHGGASELREEHRFTLKGPPGSSPSATQITAVLPHSSREVLYLGTESGNIFVVELPSFRVLEDRTITSEAVLQRVPEDYCNRRSCELVEALRERPKNPDQILIGYSRGLIFLWDLQSNKVTHLFLGTQQLENLYWQRDGSKFVSCHYDGSYTQWPVSSDNRQPEPLEHLVPYGPFPCKAISKIYWQTTKNGLPYIIFQGGMPRASYGDRHSISVVHGSQQTAFDFTSRVIDFFIIFSSEPTAEFDDPSAMVVLAEEELVVIDLKTAGWPAVHPPYLASLHCSAITCSHHVSNIPLKLWERIISAGSKQNIHYSNMPWPIDGGTSIAPDPPQRDLLLTGHEDGTVRFWDASGVCLHLLYKLSTVRVFLTDADPNDNMNTLGEDEWPPLRKVGTFDPYSDDPRLGIQKIYLCKYSGYLAVAGTAGQVLVMELNDEDAEHVVDHAEADLLQDQEGYRWKGHEKLKTRDGPVRFEAGFQPFVLVQCQPPAVVTSLALHSEWKLVAFGTSHGFGLFDHQQKRLVFVKCTLHPSDQLALEGPLSRVKSLKKSLRQSFRRIRRSRVSSRKRRGGSGNASEVQEANAKFDQDTLQEMELAPVQRKIEARSAEDSFTGFVRTLYFADTFLRDSSRHCPSLWAGTNGGTVYAFCLRVPPAERRMDEPVRAEQAKEIQLMHRAPVVGILVLDGRSTPLPEPLEVAHDLSKSPDMQGSHQLLVVSEEQFKVFTLPKVSSKLKLKLTALEGCRVRKVTVANFSSCKTDDYSENDLAVLTNLGDIQIISLPFLKLQIRYPCIRKEDVSGIASCVFTKYGQGFYLISPSEFERFSLSAKWLVEPRCIVDMPEVTSNNHVHTKSGMENAARKSRGSGRSSGGCGEDERKSGRLMEHALLNDEKVLKEIQSTLEGSRGRRDHIPTSQRNRTLSIRIQELCRKKFGKKSIRSWTK
- the LLGL2 gene encoding LLGL scribble cell polarity complex component 2 isoform X2, producing MRRFLRPGHDPVRERLKRDLFQFNKTVEHGFPHQPSALGYSPFLRLMAIGTRSGAIKLYGAPGVEFMGLHEENNTVMQIHFIPDQCQLVTLLDDNSLHLWSLKQHGGASELREEHRFTLKGPPGSSPSATQITAVLPHSSREVLYLGTESGNIFVVELPSFRVLEDRTITSEAVLQRVPEDYCNRRSCELVEALRERPKNPDQILIGYSRGLIFLWDLQSNKVTHLFLGTQQLENLYWQRDGSKFVSCHYDGSYTQWPVSSDNRQPEPLEHLVPYGPFPCKAISKIYWQTTKNGLPYIIFQGGMPRASYGDRHSISVVHGSQQTAFDFTSRVIDFFIIFSSEPTAEFDDPSAMVVLAEEELVVIDLKTAGWPAVHPPYLASLHCSAITCSHHVSNIPLKLWERIISAGSKQNIHYSNMPWPIDGGTSIAPDPPQRDLLLTGHEDGTVRFWDASGVCLHLLYKLSTVRVFLTDADPNDNMNTLGEDEWPPLRKVGTFDPYSDDPRLGIQKIYLCKYSGYLAVAGTAGQVLVMELNDEDAEHVVDHAEADLLQDQEGYRWKGHEKLKTRDGPVRFEAGFQPFVLVQCQPPAVVTSLALHSEWKLVAFGTSHGFGLFDHQQKRLVFVKCTLHPSDQLALEGPLSRVKSLKKSLRQSFRRIRRSRVSSRKRRGGSGNASEVQEANAKFDQDTLQEMELAPVQRKIEARSAEDSFTGFVRTLYFADTFLRDSSRHCPSLWAGTNGGTVYAFCLRVPPAERRMDEPVRAEQAKEIQLMHRAPVVGILVLDGRSTPLPEPLEVAHDLSKSPDMQGSHQLLVVSEEQFKVFTLPKVSSKLKLKLTALEGCRVRKVTVANFSSCKTDDYSENDLAVLTNLGDIQIISLPFLKLQIRYPCIRKEDVSGIASCVFTKYGQGFYLISPSEFERFSLSAKWLVEPRCIVDMPEVTSNNHVHTKSGMENAARKSRGSGRSSGGCGEDERKSGRLMEHALLNDEKVLKEIQSTLEGSRGRDHIPTSQRNRTLSIRIQELCRKKFGKKSIRSWTK
- the LLGL2 gene encoding LLGL scribble cell polarity complex component 2 isoform X3 — translated: MRRFLRPGHDPVRERLKRDLFQFNKTVEHGFPHQPSALGYSPFLRLMAIGTRSGAIKLYGAPGVEFMGLHEENNTVMQIHFIPDQCQLVTLLDDNSLHLWSLKQHGGASELREEHRFTLKGPPGSSPSATQITAVLPHSSREVLYLGTESGNIFVVELPSFRVLEDRTITSEAVLQRVPEDYCNRRSCELVEALRERPKNPDQILIGYSRGLIFLWDLQSNKVTHLFLGTQQLENLYWQRDGSKFVSCHYDGSYTQWPVSSDNRQPEPLEHLVPYGPFPCKAISKIYWQTTKNGLPYIIFQGGMPRASYGDRHSISVVHGSQQTAFDFTSRVIDFFIIFSSEPTAEFDDPSAMVVLAEEELVVIDLKTAGWPAVHPPYLASLHCSAITCSHHVSNIPLKLWERIISAGSKQNIHYSNMPWPIDGGTSIAPDPPQRDLLLTGHEDGTVRFWDASGVCLHLLYKLSTVRVFLTDADPNDNMNTLGEDEWPPLRKVGTFDPYSDDPRLGIQKIYLCKYSGYLAVAGTAGQVLVMELNDEDAEHVVDHAEADLLQDQEGYRWKGHEKLKTRDGPVRFEAGFQPFVLVQCQPPAVVTSLALHSEWKLVAFGTSHGFGLFDHQQKRLVFVKCTLHPSDQLALEGPLSRVKSLKKSLRQSFRRIRRSRVSSRKRRGGSGNASEVQEANAKFDQDTLQEMELAPVQRKIEARSAEDSFTGFVRTLYFADTFLRDSSRHCPSLWAGTNGGTVYAFCLRVPPAERRMDEPVRAEQAKEIQLMHRAPVVGILVLDGRSTPLPEPLEVAHDLSKSPDMQGSHQLLVVSEEQFKVFTLPKVSSKLKLKLTALEGCRVRKVTVANFSSCKTDDYSENDLAVLTNLGDIQIISLPFLKLQIRYPCIRKEDVSGIASCVFTKYGQGFYLISPSEFERFSLSAKWLVEPRCIVDMPEVTSNNHVHTKSGMENAARKSRGSGRSSGGCGEDERKSGRLMEHALLNDEKVLKEIQSTLEGSRGSYAERNLARSPLGHGLSNGGAD